The proteins below are encoded in one region of Holophagaceae bacterium:
- a CDS encoding SDR family NAD(P)-dependent oxidoreductase, with protein sequence MRPDHPIVLITGASSGIGEATARLLAAGGCHLALGARRVELVQKLGIELKAAHGVQAFAGYVDVRDSGSVKAFVDDAAAALGGLHAVVANAGLAKRLDRIEAISEETWQLMLHTNVEGVIRTFQAALPHLRKAGWGHLFSIGSIAGHNVYENGGVYCASKHALRALVQALRIELCGEPIRLTSVDPGLVETNFSRVRLDDEAKAKAVYQGMTPLVAVDIAECIRWALALPDHVNIDELIIAPRDQASVYKVHRKL encoded by the coding sequence ATGCGCCCCGACCATCCGATCGTCCTCATCACCGGGGCTTCCAGCGGTATCGGCGAAGCCACCGCGCGCCTGCTCGCGGCTGGCGGCTGCCATCTGGCCCTGGGCGCCCGCCGCGTCGAGTTGGTGCAGAAGCTCGGCATCGAATTGAAGGCGGCGCACGGCGTCCAGGCCTTCGCGGGCTACGTGGACGTGCGTGATTCCGGGTCCGTGAAGGCTTTCGTGGATGATGCGGCGGCGGCCCTTGGCGGCCTGCACGCGGTGGTGGCCAACGCAGGCCTGGCCAAACGCCTGGACCGCATCGAGGCCATCTCCGAGGAGACCTGGCAGTTGATGCTGCATACCAACGTCGAAGGCGTGATCCGCACCTTCCAGGCTGCGCTGCCGCACCTGCGCAAGGCGGGCTGGGGGCATCTCTTCAGCATCGGCTCCATCGCCGGGCACAACGTCTATGAGAACGGCGGGGTGTACTGCGCGTCGAAACATGCGCTGCGGGCGCTGGTCCAGGCTTTGCGCATCGAGCTCTGCGGCGAGCCCATCCGGCTGACCTCGGTGGATCCGGGACTCGTGGAAACGAACTTCTCCCGGGTGCGGCTGGACGACGAGGCCAAAGCCAAGGCGGTCTACCAGGGGATGACGCCGCTCGTGGCGGTCGATATCGCCGAATGCATCCGGTGGGCGCTGGCCCTGCCCGATCATGTGAATATTGATGAATTAATCATCGCGCCCCGGGACCAAGCCAGCGTATATAAGGTTCATAGAAAGTTGTAG
- a CDS encoding diguanylate cyclase, which produces MTNLATTCLTQDDEGYVWVGTEGGLFRYDGQRFKHFGLAEGLSDLLVNDVQPIPGGLFVFTQSGPMRFDGQRFQPWGAKDGVPEKGFACVARDGAGQVWMGTLAGLSLSKDGGRTFQPVKDYPAGGASALWVDPKDGTLFAVHRRGKPGERESSMVRRQGNSWSFLELPEELRKQLFNCGRVDRAGAIWIRGGSRLVRFAAWGAKPEDLSSLLPGKPVASGDGLSLDHEGRVWAATDSGLACFEKGRVWILDEGHGLPSAWANATLTDREGSLWVAAEGLHRLQGRFLWTAFTRKQGLPVDAVWNLHRGRDGELWAATPRGMARLKDGGWILVPETHERSFYAIAESPDGGVWAGGQSAERKPNTLFYRAPGQAAFKEILLQSVKRNTVTSLAAGLDGTIWIGTQGAGLHRLRKAPGNPGGAFVCELANLPGGSEATVNRVLVDQEGLVWTAGDHGLGLFDGRSWRHFGPSEGLKDPNPSGLARDAKGNLWVAYWTAHGLTRLSRNGGVWQVAGHVQEPAELFQDDIVSLDCDSKGVLWFGTTQGVKRWQPEHQAGGAFERYGRSQGLPGDDCTANALLLEPSGDVWVGLSAGIAQFHSAYYHGPPQAPKARIILMKEGSGRMLPLGENLRIPYRWRSVDLAFASPSFQDESHLKAQFRLAGFEDEWRDTAAREARYTTLPAGSYRFEVRFGDANGQFGEPSTQSFQILAPWWQKPWFFLLAGLAATGLILLIIRRRTALLLRRTQELEALVRQRTTDLLESNAALHQANLALEESSMLDALTGLRNRRFLGLHMPDEEVRVLRVYRNFLESGEPGLPKGEDLVLLLVDLDHFKFVNDTHGHAAGDQVLKEAAEVLRKACREADTVVRWGGEEFLVVARRTDRAAALNIARKIRETMEAHRFNMGGGKFIQRTCSVGFSAFPLLPGHPGTFHWEDAVEIADQCLYAVKRSGRNGWVGLTCETVDADLAWAPRMLTDLPGLAKEGKLVLRTSYDNPESLVW; this is translated from the coding sequence TTGACGAATCTCGCCACCACCTGCCTCACCCAGGATGACGAAGGCTACGTCTGGGTGGGCACCGAAGGCGGCCTGTTCCGCTACGACGGCCAGCGGTTCAAACATTTCGGCCTGGCGGAAGGGCTTTCCGATCTGCTGGTGAATGATGTGCAACCCATTCCCGGCGGGCTGTTCGTGTTCACGCAGAGCGGCCCCATGCGCTTCGACGGACAGCGCTTCCAGCCCTGGGGGGCGAAGGATGGCGTCCCCGAGAAGGGCTTCGCCTGCGTGGCCCGGGACGGGGCGGGGCAAGTGTGGATGGGGACGCTGGCCGGCCTTTCCCTCAGCAAGGATGGCGGCCGGACCTTCCAGCCGGTGAAGGACTACCCGGCCGGCGGTGCCTCCGCCCTTTGGGTGGATCCGAAAGACGGCACCCTGTTCGCCGTGCATCGGCGGGGGAAACCCGGCGAACGCGAAAGCAGCATGGTGCGCCGCCAGGGGAACTCCTGGTCGTTCCTGGAATTGCCGGAGGAATTGCGGAAGCAGCTTTTCAATTGCGGGCGGGTGGACCGCGCGGGCGCCATCTGGATCCGGGGCGGTTCCCGCCTGGTCAGGTTCGCCGCCTGGGGGGCGAAGCCAGAGGACCTTTCCAGCCTGCTGCCAGGCAAACCGGTCGCCTCGGGAGATGGACTGAGCCTGGACCACGAGGGCCGGGTTTGGGCCGCCACGGATAGCGGCCTGGCCTGCTTCGAGAAGGGCCGCGTCTGGATCCTGGATGAAGGCCATGGCCTGCCTTCGGCTTGGGCCAACGCCACCCTCACCGACCGCGAGGGTTCCTTGTGGGTGGCCGCCGAAGGCCTCCACCGCCTTCAGGGCCGTTTTCTCTGGACCGCCTTCACGCGCAAGCAGGGCCTTCCCGTGGACGCGGTGTGGAACCTCCACCGGGGCAGGGACGGAGAACTCTGGGCGGCCACGCCGCGCGGCATGGCGCGTCTCAAAGATGGTGGCTGGATCCTGGTGCCGGAGACCCACGAGCGCAGTTTCTATGCCATCGCCGAGAGTCCCGATGGCGGGGTGTGGGCGGGCGGGCAATCCGCAGAGCGCAAGCCCAACACCCTCTTCTACCGGGCGCCTGGCCAGGCAGCATTCAAGGAGATCCTCCTCCAGTCCGTGAAGCGGAACACCGTGACTTCGCTCGCGGCGGGCCTGGACGGGACCATCTGGATCGGCACCCAGGGAGCTGGCCTGCACCGGCTGCGAAAGGCCCCGGGAAACCCCGGCGGCGCCTTCGTCTGCGAATTGGCGAACCTTCCGGGCGGCAGCGAAGCGACCGTCAACCGCGTGCTGGTGGACCAGGAGGGCCTGGTCTGGACCGCCGGCGACCATGGCCTTGGTCTTTTTGACGGCCGCTCCTGGCGCCACTTCGGCCCCTCCGAGGGACTGAAGGATCCCAATCCCAGCGGCCTCGCGAGGGACGCCAAGGGCAATCTCTGGGTGGCCTACTGGACCGCCCACGGCCTCACGCGGCTCAGCCGCAACGGAGGCGTCTGGCAGGTGGCGGGGCATGTGCAGGAACCCGCGGAGCTGTTCCAGGACGACATCGTTTCCCTCGATTGCGATTCGAAGGGCGTGCTCTGGTTCGGCACCACCCAAGGCGTGAAACGTTGGCAGCCGGAGCACCAGGCGGGCGGCGCCTTCGAACGCTATGGGCGCAGCCAGGGACTTCCGGGCGACGATTGCACCGCCAATGCGTTGCTCCTCGAACCAAGTGGCGATGTCTGGGTGGGCCTGAGCGCAGGCATCGCCCAGTTCCACAGCGCCTATTACCACGGTCCACCCCAGGCTCCCAAGGCCAGGATCATCCTCATGAAGGAAGGCTCCGGGCGGATGCTCCCGCTTGGGGAGAATCTGCGGATTCCCTATCGCTGGCGGAGCGTGGACCTGGCTTTCGCCTCGCCCAGCTTCCAGGATGAATCGCATTTGAAGGCCCAGTTCCGGCTCGCGGGCTTCGAGGATGAATGGCGCGATACCGCCGCCCGGGAGGCGCGCTACACGACCCTGCCAGCGGGTTCCTACCGTTTCGAGGTGCGCTTCGGAGATGCGAACGGGCAATTCGGCGAACCCTCGACGCAGTCCTTCCAGATCCTCGCCCCCTGGTGGCAGAAGCCCTGGTTTTTCCTCCTGGCGGGCCTGGCGGCCACGGGCCTGATCCTGTTGATCATCCGCCGGCGGACGGCGCTGCTCCTGCGCAGGACCCAGGAGCTGGAGGCCCTGGTGCGGCAGCGGACCACGGACCTGCTGGAATCCAATGCCGCCCTCCACCAGGCCAATCTCGCGCTGGAGGAATCCAGCATGCTGGACGCCCTCACCGGGTTGCGGAACCGCCGCTTCCTGGGCCTCCACATGCCGGACGAGGAAGTCCGCGTGCTGCGCGTCTACCGGAACTTCCTGGAGTCCGGGGAGCCCGGCCTGCCCAAGGGCGAGGACCTGGTCCTGCTGCTGGTGGACCTGGACCATTTCAAATTCGTGAACGACACCCACGGCCATGCGGCAGGGGACCAGGTGCTGAAGGAGGCCGCCGAAGTGCTGCGCAAGGCTTGCCGGGAGGCGGACACGGTGGTCCGCTGGGGCGGCGAGGAGTTCCTGGTGGTGGCGCGGCGGACCGACCGCGCGGCGGCCCTGAACATCGCCCGGAAGATCCGCGAAACCATGGAGGCCCACCGCTTCAACATGGGCGGCGGGAAATTCATCCAGCGCACCTGCTCGGTGGGGTTCTCCGCCTTTCCGCTGCTGCCGGGGCACCCCGGCACCTTCCACTGGGAGGATGCGGTGGAGATCGCGGATCAATGCCTCTATGCCGTCAAACGCAGCGGCAGGAACGGCTGGGTGGGCCTCACCTGCGAGACCGTGGACGCGGACCTGGCCTGGGCCCCGCGCATGCTGACGGACCTCCCGGGCCTCGCCAAGGAGGGCAAGCTGGTGCTGCGGACTTCCTACGACAACCCGGAATCATTGGTCTGGTGA
- a CDS encoding tetratricopeptide repeat protein, with protein MTNVDFALALLLGVLIIGRWAQLHWFLPRTLRRAEASWNSSAPVSETTDLLSSSRPAASGETGYRILLLLGRARFAQGFRNQAWTEFLQAQLVRLPLWRRLLIQPFFRRVPPKIRPWRLRYGRMILKLAPSVPQIPHRLGILHIRRDQEGDVEKAWEHFRAVLPLAVEDPLLLEDLLLAALNRGEHGLAEQALALLMQRHGDPRLPWDRSAPSAYLLQQGRVADALALFRSLPPAFRTEPWHWAGESRALRRLGDDNGAWASLEEGLARYPDSFRLWVEKHQMALDAGRFEEARHCLERAEASLPPEENSELRWEWQVRRAEFAHWVDGDPLAAWEFLRTVPADRRGNAHPPLDLELQVALGDFENALARCKELLEEHPGDPSLLLLQGDCLAGLEAWSALLDFLEGLGPEPRKRAVYWHLKGLALGRQGDALASRMDLERAAHMDPEDLRLVLDAGHACADLGEWERSENHWRQALHLDQACEEALVQLAESRSALHDPEGARRFLRECLVHHPESGEARERLAELESN; from the coding sequence ATGACGAATGTGGACTTCGCCCTCGCCCTGCTCCTTGGGGTCCTGATCATCGGCCGCTGGGCCCAGCTTCACTGGTTCCTGCCCCGCACCCTCCGCAGGGCGGAAGCAAGCTGGAACTCCAGCGCGCCGGTATCAGAAACTACGGATCTGTTGAGTTCCTCCCGGCCTGCGGCCAGCGGCGAGACCGGCTATCGCATCCTCCTGCTGCTGGGGCGCGCCCGGTTCGCCCAGGGATTCCGCAACCAGGCCTGGACCGAGTTCCTCCAAGCACAGTTGGTCCGGCTGCCGCTGTGGAGGCGTCTGCTCATCCAGCCTTTTTTCCGCCGCGTGCCCCCGAAGATCCGTCCTTGGCGCCTGCGCTACGGCCGGATGATCCTGAAATTGGCGCCCTCCGTGCCGCAGATTCCCCACCGGTTGGGGATCCTCCATATCCGGCGGGACCAGGAGGGCGATGTCGAAAAAGCCTGGGAGCACTTCCGCGCGGTGCTCCCGTTGGCGGTGGAGGATCCGCTCCTGCTGGAAGACCTGCTGCTTGCGGCGCTGAACCGCGGCGAGCATGGTTTGGCGGAGCAGGCCCTGGCTCTGCTCATGCAACGTCATGGAGATCCGCGCCTGCCCTGGGACCGTTCGGCGCCTTCGGCCTACCTGCTGCAGCAAGGGCGCGTGGCCGACGCTCTGGCGCTCTTCCGCAGCCTCCCGCCTGCCTTCCGCACCGAGCCCTGGCACTGGGCCGGGGAATCCCGGGCCCTGCGCAGGCTCGGGGATGACAACGGCGCCTGGGCTTCCCTGGAGGAAGGCCTGGCGCGGTATCCCGATTCCTTCCGCCTCTGGGTGGAAAAGCATCAGATGGCCCTGGATGCCGGAAGGTTCGAAGAAGCCCGCCATTGCCTGGAGCGGGCCGAGGCCTCCCTGCCGCCGGAAGAAAACTCCGAACTGCGGTGGGAGTGGCAGGTGCGCCGGGCTGAGTTCGCCCACTGGGTCGATGGCGATCCGCTTGCCGCCTGGGAGTTCCTGCGGACCGTCCCGGCCGACCGGCGAGGAAACGCCCACCCGCCCCTGGACTTGGAATTGCAGGTAGCCCTCGGGGATTTTGAAAACGCCCTCGCCAGGTGCAAGGAGCTGCTGGAGGAGCACCCGGGGGATCCGTCCCTGCTCCTGCTGCAAGGAGATTGCCTGGCGGGCCTTGAAGCCTGGTCGGCCCTGCTCGATTTCCTGGAGGGCCTCGGGCCGGAACCTCGCAAGCGGGCCGTGTATTGGCACTTGAAAGGACTGGCGCTGGGCCGCCAGGGCGATGCGCTGGCCTCCCGGATGGACCTGGAGCGGGCGGCCCACATGGATCCAGAAGATTTGCGCCTGGTGCTGGACGCCGGCCACGCCTGCGCGGACCTGGGAGAATGGGAACGCTCTGAAAACCACTGGCGGCAGGCGCTTCATCTCGATCAGGCCTGCGAGGAAGCCCTGGTCCAGCTCGCGGAGAGCCGAAGCGCCCTCCATGATCCCGAAGGCGCCCGCCGGTTCCTGCGCGAATGCCTGGTCCATCACCCCGAGAGCGGAGAGGCTCGCGAACGGCTGGCGGAACTGGAGTCTAACTGA
- a CDS encoding cold-shock protein, protein MAEGTVKWFNAEKGFGFITPDGGGTDLFVHHTAIQSQGFRTLDEQQRVSFDVVDGPKGPQASNVTKI, encoded by the coding sequence ATGGCTGAAGGCACAGTGAAGTGGTTCAACGCCGAAAAGGGTTTCGGCTTCATCACCCCCGACGGAGGCGGCACGGACCTATTCGTCCACCACACCGCCATCCAGAGCCAGGGTTTCCGCACCCTGGATGAACAGCAGCGTGTGAGCTTCGATGTGGTCGACGGTCCCAAGGGACCCCAGGCCTCGAACGTCACGAAAATCTGA
- a CDS encoding MFS transporter produces the protein MPKVRSVLRSRSFLILWGFYFFIFAAGYQLFPVLPLRLRDLGATLAESGRFMAAFTVGSGLGALFTGPLGDRLGQRRVLRGASLFCAACFFTYAVMPGRWGFYVLAPLHGLLWSGLRTASVAEVGGLLSDSHRAEGLSIFGLASPGGVAVGPLLGLWLFPHLGFHWQMALLGVSFLGAHVLVGRLPKDPPKTERPPLNLSLPERSVWLPAAILFLLALSYGPMPPYAAQEALALRLAWPSALLTCFALGMVGMRFILGLRGLGSDPMRLVPGMMAMALGGNLVLAALPGGSFLGLDLGLVRHILGALIYGGGYGIVHTLIFSAVMTQSSTARRGAAVGALYAAFDAGVAAGSLTIGWLMQHRSFRFGWGAGAACLVLAWLLCLKFAGRTDSLSRRP, from the coding sequence ATGCCTAAGGTCCGCTCAGTATTGAGGTCCCGTTCCTTCCTCATTCTCTGGGGTTTCTACTTCTTCATATTCGCAGCCGGGTATCAGCTCTTTCCAGTGCTGCCGCTGCGGTTGCGGGACCTGGGCGCCACGCTGGCGGAGAGCGGGCGGTTCATGGCGGCCTTCACGGTGGGGTCGGGACTCGGCGCACTGTTCACGGGGCCCCTCGGGGACCGCCTGGGCCAGCGGCGGGTGCTGCGCGGGGCCTCGCTCTTCTGCGCGGCCTGTTTCTTCACCTACGCGGTGATGCCCGGACGCTGGGGCTTCTATGTCCTGGCGCCCTTGCACGGCCTGCTGTGGTCGGGGCTGCGCACGGCCTCCGTGGCGGAGGTCGGCGGACTGCTGTCCGACAGCCACCGCGCCGAAGGCTTGTCCATCTTCGGTCTGGCCAGCCCTGGCGGCGTGGCGGTGGGACCGCTCCTGGGCCTATGGCTCTTCCCGCACCTGGGCTTCCACTGGCAGATGGCCCTGCTTGGCGTCTCGTTCCTGGGCGCCCACGTGCTGGTGGGAAGGCTGCCCAAGGATCCGCCAAAGACGGAGCGGCCACCGTTGAATCTGAGCCTGCCCGAACGCAGCGTCTGGCTGCCCGCCGCGATTCTCTTCCTGTTGGCCCTGAGCTATGGCCCCATGCCGCCCTACGCGGCGCAGGAAGCCCTGGCGCTGCGTCTGGCCTGGCCTTCGGCGCTGCTCACCTGTTTCGCCCTGGGCATGGTCGGGATGCGATTCATCCTGGGCCTCCGCGGACTGGGCTCGGATCCGATGCGCCTGGTGCCGGGAATGATGGCGATGGCGCTCGGGGGGAATCTCGTTCTGGCGGCCCTGCCCGGCGGCTCCTTCCTGGGCCTGGATCTCGGATTGGTCCGGCACATCCTGGGGGCTCTGATCTACGGCGGAGGCTACGGCATCGTCCACACGCTGATCTTCTCCGCCGTGATGACCCAGAGCAGCACCGCCCGGAGGGGGGCCGCGGTGGGCGCGCTTTACGCGGCCTTCGATGCGGGGGTCGCCGCCGGCAGCCTCACCATCGGCTGGCTCATGCAGCACCGCTCCTTCCGGTTCGGCTGGGGGGCGGGGGCAGCCTGCCTGGTGCTGGCCTGGCTGCTGTGCCTGAAGTTCGCCGGACGGACGGATAGCCTCAGCCGCCGCCCTTGA
- a CDS encoding MFS transporter, with protein MPELRPTLWTRPFLLIWSCTFLTFFAAFQLFPTAPLRLLELGASRAESGLFLAIFTGGSSLGALVTGQMADRMGHRRMLVGTATGFTLIMAIYAFLPVRWGFYALAPFHGAVWSGLITSTVAMLGGILPEEGRAKGMSWYGLASPLGVVFGPSVGVALYQHGSFRTMCLLLGLCFLGLSLLARFLPEDAHLESHEKPPLQWPDRPVLVLSSVLLFVAFSYGAMTSYSTQEAIALGFKWPSAFLSCLALGMVVMRLVMASAGFGERPARLLPWMLLLAIAGMAIMAFAGGRWEQGGSHLGLVRHVAAALLYGAGYSMVYTLLNTEVLSVVSPDRRGAAFGTFMFAFDAGIGLGSLLLGTLIGATSFAWGWRVGLLLMLCGLPLTVGIARRGKRPTSPDQ; from the coding sequence ATGCCCGAACTGCGCCCCACCCTCTGGACCCGTCCCTTCCTTCTCATCTGGTCCTGCACTTTCCTAACCTTTTTTGCGGCCTTCCAGCTCTTCCCCACGGCGCCGTTGCGGCTATTGGAACTGGGCGCCTCCCGAGCGGAAAGCGGGCTCTTCCTGGCGATCTTCACCGGGGGATCCTCCCTGGGCGCGCTGGTAACGGGGCAGATGGCGGACCGCATGGGGCACCGGCGGATGCTCGTGGGCACGGCGACGGGCTTCACGCTGATCATGGCGATCTACGCATTCCTGCCGGTGCGCTGGGGGTTCTACGCGCTGGCGCCCTTCCATGGGGCCGTGTGGTCGGGCCTCATCACCTCGACCGTAGCCATGCTGGGCGGCATCCTTCCCGAGGAAGGACGCGCCAAAGGGATGAGCTGGTATGGCCTGGCGAGCCCGCTGGGCGTGGTGTTCGGTCCCTCGGTGGGGGTGGCGCTTTATCAGCACGGCTCCTTCCGCACCATGTGCCTGCTGCTGGGACTCTGCTTCCTCGGGCTATCGCTGCTCGCGCGGTTCCTGCCCGAGGACGCCCATCTGGAAAGCCATGAAAAACCGCCCTTGCAGTGGCCGGACCGGCCCGTGCTGGTGCTGTCCTCGGTGCTGCTCTTCGTGGCCTTCAGCTACGGCGCCATGACCAGCTACAGCACCCAGGAAGCCATCGCGCTGGGGTTCAAGTGGCCCTCGGCTTTCCTCTCCTGCCTCGCGTTGGGGATGGTGGTGATGCGCCTGGTCATGGCCTCCGCGGGCTTTGGCGAAAGGCCGGCCCGGCTGCTGCCCTGGATGCTCCTGCTGGCCATCGCCGGCATGGCCATCATGGCTTTCGCAGGGGGGCGCTGGGAGCAGGGCGGGAGCCACCTGGGCCTGGTGCGCCATGTGGCCGCGGCCCTGCTCTACGGCGCGGGCTACTCGATGGTCTACACGCTGCTCAACACCGAGGTGCTGAGCGTGGTGTCGCCCGACCGCCGGGGCGCGGCCTTCGGCACCTTCATGTTCGCGTTCGACGCGGGCATCGGCCTGGGCAGCCTTCTGCTGGGAACCCTCATCGGCGCCACCAGCTTCGCCTGGGGCTGGCGCGTCGGCCTGCTGCTGATGCTCTGCGGGCTGCCGCTGACGGTGGGGATCGCGCGGCGGGGAAAGCGGCCCACCTCACCAGACCAATGA
- a CDS encoding acyl-CoA dehydrogenase family protein: MLDFSLSPELLALQEKAHDFALNVIRPVARYYDDTAEWATPVYKKAWDEGYLQALVPKEYGGPGKNQIEEAVVCEEMAWGCGGLYTSIMANGLAMTPILIAGSDQQKRKWLTKLTEEPLFAAFSLSEPEAGSDAGGMTCRAELKGDKFIINGTKCYCTNGGHADFYTLFASTNPDKGARGTSCIVVPRDTPGLRVGKAMDKMGQRASNQVHVHYENAEVPAENLLGKEGMGFIIAMKTLDQTRAAVAAGGVGVARAAFEIALDYAKTRIQFGKPIIANQAISFMLADMAKKIEASRLLTWQAAWMTDNKIKNSKQSAIAKTFATDTAMEVTTDAVQILGGNGYSKDYLVEKCMRDAKLLQIYEGTNQIQRLVIAKEIQQGN, encoded by the coding sequence GTGCTCGATTTTTCCCTTAGCCCTGAACTGCTGGCCCTTCAAGAGAAAGCCCATGATTTCGCGCTCAACGTGATCCGGCCGGTGGCCCGGTATTACGACGACACCGCCGAATGGGCGACGCCGGTCTACAAGAAGGCGTGGGATGAAGGCTACCTGCAGGCCCTCGTGCCCAAGGAATACGGCGGCCCCGGCAAGAACCAGATCGAGGAAGCGGTCGTCTGCGAGGAGATGGCCTGGGGCTGCGGCGGACTCTACACCTCCATCATGGCGAATGGGCTGGCCATGACGCCCATCCTCATCGCCGGGAGCGACCAGCAGAAGAGGAAGTGGCTCACGAAGCTCACCGAAGAACCCCTCTTCGCGGCCTTTTCGCTGTCCGAGCCCGAGGCCGGATCCGATGCCGGCGGCATGACCTGCCGGGCGGAATTGAAGGGCGACAAGTTCATCATCAACGGCACCAAGTGCTACTGCACCAATGGCGGCCACGCGGACTTCTACACGCTCTTCGCCTCCACCAACCCCGACAAGGGCGCCCGCGGCACCAGCTGCATCGTGGTGCCGCGCGACACGCCGGGCCTCCGGGTCGGCAAGGCCATGGACAAGATGGGCCAGCGCGCTTCGAACCAGGTCCATGTCCATTATGAAAACGCAGAAGTCCCCGCCGAAAACCTCCTGGGCAAAGAGGGCATGGGCTTCATCATCGCCATGAAGACCCTCGACCAGACCCGCGCGGCGGTGGCGGCCGGCGGCGTCGGCGTGGCCCGCGCGGCCTTCGAGATCGCGCTGGACTACGCCAAGACCCGGATCCAGTTCGGCAAACCCATCATCGCCAACCAGGCCATCAGCTTCATGCTCGCCGACATGGCGAAGAAGATCGAAGCCAGCCGCCTGCTCACCTGGCAGGCCGCCTGGATGACCGACAACAAGATCAAGAACTCCAAGCAGAGCGCCATCGCCAAGACCTTCGCCACGGACACCGCCATGGAAGTCACCACCGATGCCGTGCAGATCCTCGGCGGCAACGGCTACTCCAAGGACTACCTCGTCGAGAAGTGCATGCGCGACGCAAAACTGTTGCAGATTTACGAAGGAACCAACCAGATCCAGCGGCTGGTGATCGCGAAAGAGATCCAGCAGGGAAACTGA
- a CDS encoding pyridoxal phosphate-dependent aminotransferase — MRISARANRFPDSPIRKLAPLADAAAARGTKVLALNIGQPDVPTPQPFLDALHSYDRKVIAYGRSEGEPAYRLALADYYRAAGIELDESDLVVTLGGSEAILFALQIVAEPGDEVLCFEPFYTNYNTFAMMSGVALRPLRTEAATGFHLPDDQAILAAITPRTKAILICSPNNPTGTVLKEAELRRLARMAKDHGLFIISDEVYREFVYEGSHTSILHLEGIDDHAILVDSISKRYSACGARIGCLATRNKEVRAAAVRMAQGRLCPPVVEQAAALAMTKLGPGIFAPMRDEYLRRRDATFEGLQRIPGLVCEKPNGAFYIMAELPIPDCEAFARWLLTDFSHEGETLMVAPGPGFYAQDPSLGKPKGLNQVRLAYVLEVPKLQRAMDLLARAVDQYQE, encoded by the coding sequence ATGCGCATTTCGGCCCGCGCGAACCGTTTTCCGGACTCCCCCATCCGCAAGCTGGCGCCGCTCGCGGATGCCGCGGCCGCCAGGGGAACCAAGGTCCTCGCCCTGAATATCGGCCAACCGGATGTCCCCACGCCGCAACCTTTCCTGGATGCGCTGCATTCCTATGACCGCAAGGTCATCGCCTACGGCCGCTCCGAGGGCGAACCCGCCTACCGGCTGGCCCTGGCCGACTACTACCGCGCCGCGGGCATCGAGCTGGACGAGAGCGATCTCGTTGTGACGCTCGGCGGGAGCGAAGCCATCCTGTTCGCCTTGCAGATCGTGGCGGAACCGGGCGACGAGGTGCTCTGCTTCGAACCCTTCTACACCAACTACAACACCTTCGCGATGATGTCCGGGGTGGCGCTCCGCCCATTGCGGACCGAGGCCGCCACGGGGTTCCACCTGCCGGACGACCAGGCCATCCTCGCGGCCATCACGCCGCGCACCAAGGCGATCCTGATCTGCTCGCCGAACAACCCGACGGGCACGGTCCTGAAGGAAGCGGAACTCCGGCGCCTTGCGCGGATGGCCAAGGATCACGGCCTCTTCATCATTTCCGACGAGGTCTACCGCGAATTCGTGTACGAGGGGTCGCACACCAGCATCCTGCACCTGGAAGGCATCGACGACCACGCCATCCTGGTGGACAGCATTTCGAAGCGCTACAGCGCGTGCGGGGCCCGCATCGGGTGCCTGGCCACGCGCAACAAAGAGGTCCGCGCGGCAGCCGTGCGGATGGCCCAGGGAAGGCTCTGCCCGCCGGTGGTGGAGCAGGCGGCGGCGCTGGCCATGACCAAGCTGGGCCCGGGCATTTTCGCGCCCATGCGCGATGAATACCTGCGCCGGCGGGACGCCACCTTCGAGGGCCTCCAGCGCATTCCAGGCCTCGTCTGCGAGAAGCCCAACGGCGCCTTCTACATCATGGCCGAGCTGCCCATCCCGGACTGCGAGGCCTTCGCCCGCTGGCTGCTGACGGATTTCTCCCACGAGGGCGAAACCTTGATGGTGGCGCCGGGGCCCGGCTTCTACGCGCAGGATCCATCGCTCGGCAAACCCAAGGGCCTGAATCAGGTCCGTCTGGCCTACGTGCTGGAAGTGCCCAAACTCCAGCGCGCCATGGACCTTCTGGCGCGGGCCGTGGACCAGTACCAGGAATAG